TACAatctctaaattttattagtttaaatcagttaaatatatacttaaaacttttaataagtTACCTCACGTTTCAATATACATTCTCTCACTTCCCTATGTATGAACGACCTTGTCACAATAATCTCaatacataaaaatgaaaaaaaaaattatgaatcgaattatttaaaattaaatctaactaaaaaaataattcggCAAAATTACActaaatcatataataataataacttaaaagaattaaattcacTTTTATCGTAACAaatcaactaaattaaattaaattacttaaattattataattattaacaaatattttagttcAAAGATTACTACAATCCCATAAATTATAATggattttgaataattttatttaagaaccattaaatttttaaatataatttagtttaatcaTCTTATACCTTATATAACCctaacatgataaaaaaaacccACCCATCCATCCTAATCATAACCTCCTTACCTTTCCTTTCTTCgaaaatttaagaatatttttttaataatattttaatatcatttacttattattattattattattatgtgatagattagtatttaaaattagggttaaatatgtttttagtttctatactttgaggcgattttggttttagtctctctttcaaactaaagtacaatgttggacacatttttatttcaatgttaattgataaacatgtttgaaacagcaaataaagttaaaaaaatttggtaaaaaagactaaaaccagagttttttaaagttgaaggactaaattgtatcttagtttgaaagagagactaaaaccaaaatcggcctaaagtatagagactaaaaacatatttaatctttaaaattattattaattatgaataattttaataatcacgtaataacacaaataatattaaaatattataaaaaaaatgttttcaaaaatatcattattctaatAGTAAGTCAAGAAACGAGTATCTCTTCATGGCTTCATGGTCTGTAGATTTGGCTGTCACTATTGTTCTGGAAACTCTTATTCCAATCTCAAACTTGACTTTGCAGGACATGAATTTGGTATTGGAGTTGGGTTCAAAGGTCCCAACagataaaagaaaagcatgTGACAACAGTGCTGATAGGTTGAACTGCTGCACGGTGTGGTTTTGACCATCACAATAAAGAGATAAGACTGAGATCTCAGAGAGGGAAAAGATTGTACGGgaaagacaaacaaaaagaaaacattattgtttaattcaaatgttatcataTTAGCCTTATGTTTTCTTGTTCAGTGTATACATGTCAAGGTTTTCCATCCCAGAATCTCTTTCCTACTGCTGCTGAGAAGATGCAAAAGGGTTAATTTATTCACCTTTTGACATTAAAAAACACAAGCAAACTAGCAGGTGAATCATGACTACCAAAATCTCAGGCATACTAATGAGTAGTCACTTCTCTGCTTTTTCTATACAGTGCAAACTGCTAATATCAGTAATCCATTAATGCCCTAGTTTTAGTTAAAGTCATGTACTTTTCTGTCCTAGATCTCTGCCAGACCCTGTACAAGTACAGTTATACTGTTTGCTCCCAACTCTTTAAACTAATAGCTTTATCCAATtcaaaaaaaacatgtataaacACTGATTATCATCAAAGTTCCCCCACTCATCAGTAAAAATTTATTGCCATAGAGAAAAATGTCACTGCATTAGAGAGTTGGAAAAAATAGACAAACTGATAAATGCAACATGTAAATACTGATACAGTTTATGTATAGTCAAGACTAGTAtatgtttgataaataaattattctatgACCTTACCAAAGTAATTTGGTCTAAGCATTTATCACGAGAAGATGCATACATGTTTATATTGGAACAGTAATAGAAGTGATGGTTGAACTGTTCAAGTATATCAAATCTTTTTCTAACAGTTGCATATTTATGGCAGATAGGGTGTTATAATTATAAGTATATGTATACAAATAAAGAAGTATATCATTTGAATTCATAGCTTTAGTTTTAGATATGCATCTTCTGCACAATTTTTCAAGTATTAATTACCTGATAATTTGGGTTTGAAAATGCTTTCAGAAGAACACTTATCAGGATGCTTATAGCTTATCTATGTACATGCAGGAAATTAATTAAGGAGTAAAGTCAAGAATGTTCCCTGATCCACTATTAATTATGAACTTAGACAAAAATTAGCAATGATAAAAGATATTACTATTAATGTAATTGCTTTTAGCTGTAACCAAGAGCCTACAAAAGGCAAGGGGACAAAAAGAGGATTACATGGAAGGAGATAGTGCCAATATTTTAACTTGACATGTGTGGTCACACTCATTACTCATTGTAGCATTCATGCAAGACAACCAATCCATTTGTCCACAGCCACACCTTTTgctcaaaagaaaaacaagaaatccCAATACTAATTATACTAACAAATGAATTCTTCCATAAGCCTAAATATCAGAAGAAAATATGCCACTGCCCATATGATTAATCTCTTAATTCTGATATAAAGTTGACCTATACCATAAGCAGATAAACcttaaaattggaaaataaagaaaaaggaaacaatcCTATTTGTGATGAGAGGTTGAAGcagaaaataaaggaagataAATTGGGTTAGGAGAAAGTGGGGTGAGGTGGGACAAGAATAGGAATAAGAAAAGCCAAATTAAAAGAACACAAGAATTGGCCGTGATATTAGCtaagcatcatcatcatcagtgAGTGagtgtatatataaaaaacaaaaaacaaagagtTGACAGGTGAAGTGGGATTGAAAAGATTGACCTGCGTCTCCTCCATGCACCCTTTGGTTTtacagcaaaataaaataaaattacagtgATTAGATTCTCCTTGTCGCTTATCCTCATCTCCCATGAAACCGCACTTCACATTGCTACCATTTGAAAAGCCTACAAAAAGAAACACAGACAACCCAACATAGGCCAGAGACCCAAACACAGAATTAAATCACCATATCAGATATCAGTGTGTAGTGATATGAGTAATCAACACTATGACTATTTCAACTGACAACCCCAGAAAGAAAGTTATATCTCTCAGATTAGTTTTTAGAGTGTGGATGGTGTTTATCAGAAAACAAAAACCCAATCTACAGTTTCCACAGTCTCTTCTTCATTGCAGTTGAAATTAACTTCAATTatatttccattttaaattgaaatttcaagGTAGCCACTAGCCAGACAGCTATATAACCAGCTACTCTAGCTCAAACatattatatctatatataataacagTAATAGTGGTCTAGAGCTAGAACTAGAAGTCATGAGAGTGATGGTACATTGATGGGTCACATCCGCCACCTTGCGAGCCATGACGGTTCATGGCTTCCCTCTGGCTGCTGCTATCATCGTCACCTATTTGTGGCGTGGCGCCGAGGTTGAGATACACCAGTCTCGAGTCCAAATTGCTGCTGCTGTGCGCTTCACTCATTGGTGGATAGATAGCAGTTGCAGAAGCAGAAGTGTTGGGGTTGTTAGTGTTGTCGTTGCTGCTGTTGTTAGcgttgttgttgtggttgttCCCTTCTTCACGAGACAAAACGAGAGCTGCAGATTGCACCAGCTCCAAGCAGAGCCTCAGCTTGTTGGGTTCAATGTGGGTGAGTCCGGGGACCGCCCCTTTGAAGAGGAAGTCCGAGGTTAGGGTTCTCAGGATGTCCAACGGGGTCACGCCATCCACGGTTCTCACGTTCGGGTCAGCGTGGTGGTCCAGCAACACCGCCACCATCTCTGGGGATACCATCTCCGCCGCCACGTGAAGAGGAGTCTTCCCGGCCGGTCCGGCCGGGAAATTCACGTCCGCTGCGCCCAGCTCCAGCAGCGCCTTCACCACCTCCCTGCTGCAACTCTCCACGGCGTAGTGCAACGCCAGCGCCTCGTCCAGGTTCAGGCCCTCCCCCATCACCATGAGCTTCACGAGTTCCACGTCGGAGGAGTCGAGCGCGCGCCGCATCCGCCGGATTTTCTGATCCTCCATGTCCGCGGCGCCGAGGTCTTGGTGCGGGTGGCGGAGCGGCAGCATGGAGCGGCGCGCGAGGGAGGATTTGAGGCGGAGCTCCTCGATCTTGGCCACCACGTCGATGGGTAGGTGCTTGGCCAGCACCTCCGGCGGAAGTCCTGACTTTGCCACCAGGTGGGAGCACGTGCTCCAAAGCTGCTGCATTTCCTGCTTTCGAGATGCTATCAACACTTTCATCACATCGTCGATTGAAGCTTTCTCCACCATGCTCGCAAGTTGTTTCTGTCCATCAACAACTTCAAAGTAAGTGTTTTTATACCATAGTTCAAATGCAAAATTTAactctttatttttcaatagttatttaacaaaaattctACTTCTATTGTTACGGTAATGCaaaagtttatttctttaaccatttttagaggagagaaacaagaaaaataaaataaaatgaactacCCTACCCGTTGAAATTAGCTTATATAAGCAcaagtttaaaagaaataatagagAAATTGTATGAAGAATTTCATTTCAACACATTAACTTTGGGAATAAGTTAATTCTTACTTCTGAATAGAtcaatttaaatgtttatttagaATTTCAGAAAATATATTATGCTAAAATTAACCAGTGTTTGGTAGAGTGGAGAGGATGagaaataattactttttgttgtttgtctcAGGAAGAAGAGGAGGTGAAAAATGGCTGGATGCcttctcttatttattttaatctttatttttgttttctttagttaTTTCGTCCTTTATCTTTCCTCTAAATCAAACCTATAATTAATGTTTAGTTTAATCATACAAATTATCCTTGAAGTTATAGCTTTAATCATataagaatatgaaaaatatttatataattatttgtaaacTTTATCTGATTATTAAATTTGCCCTTAAAATGGTTGGCAGTGAAAAACTGAAGAAACAAGTGTCAAAGAAAATGAGgaaatcatataatttatttttagtttagcAAGAGGTTTAACTTGTTGAAACAATATGTAATTTGGTTCTTAAAGTAAGAAAATATGCATTCTAACAAGTAATGTTTCAGGCAGAAAAAAGGATCAGGAAACTCGATCTATTTATAATGCCAGTTTATCAGAGAAAATAG
This genomic interval from Vigna radiata var. radiata cultivar VC1973A chromosome 8, Vradiata_ver6, whole genome shotgun sequence contains the following:
- the LOC106772605 gene encoding regulatory protein NPR5 isoform X1, with the translated sequence MSLEDSLRSLSLDYLNLLINGQAFSDVTFQVEGRLVHAHRCILAARSLFFRKFFCGPDPPPGLDPAAASRAGAASAARPPGVIPVNSVGYEVFLLLLQFLYSGQVSIVPQKHEARPNCGERGCWHTHCTSAVDLALDTLAAARYFGVEQLALLTQKQLASMVEKASIDDVMKVLIASRKQEMQQLWSTCSHLVAKSGLPPEVLAKHLPIDVVAKIEELRLKSSLARRSMLPLRHPHQDLGAADMEDQKIRRMRRALDSSDVELVKLMVMGEGLNLDEALALHYAVESCSREVVKALLELGAADVNFPAGPAGKTPLHVAAEMVSPEMVAVLLDHHADPNVRTVDGVTPLDILRTLTSDFLFKGAVPGLTHIEPNKLRLCLELVQSAALVLSREEGNNHNNNANNSSNDNTNNPNTSASATAIYPPMSEAHSSSNLDSRLVYLNLGATPQIGDDDSSSQREAMNRHGSQGGGCDPSMYHHSHDF
- the LOC106772605 gene encoding regulatory protein NPR5 isoform X2: MSLEDSLRSLSLDYLNLLINGQAFSDVTFQVEGRLVHAHRCILAARSLFFRKFFCGPDPPPGLDPAAASRAGAASAARPPGVIPVNSVGYEVFLLLLQFLYSGQVSIVPQKHEARPNCGERGCWHTHCTSAVDLALDTLAAARYFGVEQLALLTQKQLASMVEKASIDDVMKVLIASRKQEMQQLWSTCSHLVAKSGLPPEVLAKHLPIDVVAKIEELRLKSSLARRSMLPLRHPHQDLGAADMEDQKIRRMRRALDSSDVELVKLMVMGEGLNLDEALALHYAVESCSREVVKALLELGAADVNFPAGPAGKTPLHVAAEMVSPEMVAVLLDHHADPNVRTVDGVTPLDILRTLTSDFLFKGAVPGLTHIEPNKLRLCLELVQSAALVLSREEGNNHNNNANNSSNDNTNNPNTSASATAIYPPMSEAHSSSNLDSRLVYLNLGATPQIGDDDSSSQREAMNRHGSQGGGCDPSMLFKW